A stretch of DNA from Pseudonocardia hierapolitana:
CTCGCCGCGCCGCACGCGATGGCCGCTGTGAACGTCGTCGTCGCCGACTCCGCCGACGAGGCCGCGGAGGCGCTGCACGCCGTTCAGCGCGACCGCGTGAAGCGGTTCCTCTCCCGCGGCGGCCACGACCTCACCGACGAGGAGGCCGAGATCCTGCTCGAGGCGCCCGCCGGTCAGCAGATCCGGGCGATGACGCGCTACACCGCCGCGGGCACCCCCGACGTCGTGGTGAAGTACCTGGACGACTTCGCCCGCCGCGCGGACGCCGACGAGCTGATCGTGACGTTCCCGGTGGTCGATCGGGCGGCGTGGTTCCGCTCCGCCGAGCTGCTCGTGGAGCAGGTGCGCCCGGCTCGTGTCTGACCGCCTCCGCTTCACTCCGATCGGCGAGCGGGTCTGAGCGGGCGCGGGCGGTTCGTCCCCTTCGGGTGTCGCCCCGCCCACGCCGCCGTCCCCGGCCCCATCAGCGGCTCTACGATCGGGGCCGTACCAGACCTCGATCCGGGAGCCCTGCAACCGCCGTGAGCACCGTCCACAGCCAAGGACAGGCAGCAACCCGCCCTGTCGTCCTCCTCGCCGAGAAGCTCGCGCCGTCCGCGGTGGCCCTTCTCGGTGACGACGTCGAGATCCGCCACGTGGACGGCACCGACCGCCCCGCGCTGCTGGACGCGATCGCCGACGCCGATGCCCTGCTCGTCCGCTCGGCCACGAAGGTCGATGCCGAGGCCCTCGCCGCCTCCACGCGACTGAAGGTCGTGGCCCGCGCCGGTGTCGGGCTGGACAACGTCGACGTGCCCGCCGCCACCGCCCGCGGTGTCATGGTCGTCAACGCGCCGACGTCCAACATCGTCTCGGCCGCCGAGCACGCCGTCGCGCTGCTGTTCGCCGCGGCGCGCCGCATCCCCGCCGCCGACGCGAGCCTGCGGCAGGGGCAGTGGAAGCGCAGCTCGTTCACCGGTGTCGAGCTGAACGGCAAGACCGTCGGCATCGTCGGTCTCGGCAAGATCGGCCAGCTGGTGGCCCAGCGGCTCGCCGCGTTCGGCGTCGACCTGATCGCCTACGACCCGTACGTCGCACCGGCCCGCGCCGCCCAGCTGGGCATCGAGCTCACCGACCTCGAGGACCTGCTGCGCCGCGCCGACGCGATCTCGATCCACCTGCCGAAGACCCCCGAGACCCTCGGCCTCATCGGCAAGGACCAGCTCGCGCTCACCAAGAAGGGCGTGATCATCGTCAACGCCGCCCGCGGCGGCCTCGTCGACGAGGACGCGCTGGCCGAGGCCGTGCGCAGCGGGCACGTCGGCGGCGCCGGCATCGACGTCTACGTCACCGAGCCCACCACCTCAAGCCCGCTGTTCGAGCTGCCGCAGGTGGTCGTCACCCCGCACCTGGGCGCCTCCACCGACGAGGCGCAGGACCGCGCCGGAACCGACGTCGCGAAGTCCGTGCAGCTGGCGCTGGCCGGCGAGTTCGTGCCGGACGCCGTGAACGTGCAGGTGGGCGGCGTGGTCGGCGAGGAGGTCCGGCCGTGGCTGCCGCTGGTGCAGAAGCTCGGCACCGTGCTCTACGCCGTCGCCGGGCGGCTGCCCACCACCGTCACGGTCGACGTCGCCGGTGAGCTCGCCTCCGAGGACGTCTCGGTGCTGCAGCTCGCCGCCCTGCGCGGGGTGTTCACCAACGTCGTCGAGGACCAGGTCACGTTCGTCAACACGCCGGCGCTGGCCGCCGAGCGCGGGGTGGACGTCGAGCTGACCACGGCGCCGGAGAGCGAGAACCACCGCAGCGTCGTGCAGCTGCGCGCGGCGATGCCGGACGGCGAGTCGATCACCGTGTCCGGCACGCTCACCGGCCGCGCCCAGGTGGAGAAGCTGGTCGAGGTCAACGGCAGGCACTTCGACCTGCGCGCCGAGGGCGAGGTGCTCCTGCTGGAGTACGCCGACCGTCCGGGCGTCATGGGCCGGGTCGGTTCACTGCTCGGCGAGGCGGCCGTCAACATCGAGGCGGCGCAGATCAGCCAGACCACCGACGGCACCGACGCGATCATGCTGCTGCGCGTCGACCGGCCGGTGGACCCGGGTGTCCTCGAGCCCATCGGCGCTTCCGTCGGGGCCAGGACCACCCGCCTGATCTCGTTCGACTGATAGCCCCCCGCCGGGAGTCCGCTGCGTGTATCGGCGGATCCAGGCTTTCGCTGGGGGTGCCGGCGGACCGCGCCTCGTATTGGACATACTCGGCCGGTTCGCCGGAGCGGCCAGCGGGAGGCCGGGTCGTCGAGATACGCGGTGGACTTCCGGCGGGGGGTGCTAGGTGGCGGGTCGGGAGCTCGTCGTGCTGGGCACTGCCAGCCAGACCCCGACCCGCACCCGCAACCACAACGGCTACCTGCTCCGCTGGGACGGCGAGGGCTTCCTCTTCGACCCGGGGGAGGGCGCGCAGCGGCAGATGCTGCTGGCGGGCGTGCCCAGCAGCGCGATCACCCGGATCTGCATCACCCACTTCCACGGTGATCACTGCCTGGGTGTGCCCGGCGTCGTCCAGCGGCTCTCGCTGGACGGCGTCGCGCATCCGGTGATCGCGCACTACCCGGCGTCCGGGCGGGAGTACTTCGCGCGGCTGAGGCATGCCAGCTCCTTCCACGAGATCGCGGACCTGCGCGAGGAGCCGGTCGAACGTGACGGCGTGCTCGCCTCCGGCCCGTCCGGTGTGCTCGAGACGCGGCGCCTGGACCATCCGGTCGAGGCCTTCGGTTACCGCTTCACCGAGCCGGACGGGCGGCGCATGCTGCCCGTACGGCTCGCCGAGCGCGGGATCACCGGGCCGGACGTGGGCAGGCTGCAGCGGGAGGGGGTGCTGGTGGTGGGCGGGCGCGAGGTGCGGCTCGCGGACGTGAGCGTGCCGCGGCGCGGCCAGCGGTTCGCCTTCGTCATGGACACCCGCCTCTGCGACGCCGTGTACGCGCTCGCCGACGGGGTGGACATGCTCGTGGTGGAGTCCACCTTCCTCACCGAGGACGAGAAGCTCGCGCGCACGTACGGGCACCTGACGGCGCGGCAGGCGGCGTCGGTCGCCGCCGACTGCGGCGTGCGCAGGCTGGTGCTCACTCACTTCTCCCAGCGCTACGCCGACCCCGCACCCTTCGCGGCCGAGGCGGCGGAGGTGTTCGGCGGCGAGGTCGTGGTGGCCGAGGACCTCGCCCGCGTGCCGATGCCAAGGCGGGGATGATGCGGCTCTTCGTGGCGGTGACCCCGCCGCCCGATGCGCTGGACGAGCTGCGCTCGGCGACAGCGGCGATGCGCGCGGCGCACCCGCAGCTGCGCTGGACCCGGCCCGACCAGTGGCACCTCACGCTGACGTTCCTCGGCGAGGTCGGTGACGAGGCGCGTGCCGATCTCTCGGGCCGGCTGGGCCGCACGGCCACCCGGCACCCGCCGATGCGGCTCGCGCTGCACGGGGCGGGCCGGTTCGGTGATCGGGTGCTCTGGACCCGGGTCACCGGTGACCTCGTGGCGCTGCGCGGGCTCGCCGCCTCCGTGCGGGCGGCGTCCACGAGGGCCGGGATCGACGTCGAGGACCGGCCCTACCGGCCCCACCTCACGCTCGCCCGCGGCCGCGAGGGAGCCGACCTGCGGCCCGTCGTCGACGCACTGGCCGGCTTCACCGGGCGGAGCTGGACCGCTGGCGAGCTGCACCTCGTGCACAGCCGGCTCGGCGCCGGACCCGAGCGCACGTCCCGCTACGCACCGCTGGCGTCGTGGCCGCTCACCGGAAGTTGATCACTAACCGTTCCGGTCGCAACTGTGTGCGCGCGTTCGGACGGATCGGCATCCGCCGACCGGGTGCTGACCAAGAGCGGGGGCCCCGTTCGTGGCGGTCGGCCGGAGGGGCAGAATGGCCCGCTCGGGGGCGTGTCCCGCGCCGGGAAGGCGGCGTGGTGATCCGCTTTCGCATCAGATTCACGCGACCGGGTGACCGCGATCGGGTGGCGGACGGCGGAGCGGTGCCGTCGCGGCCGGTAACGTGCGCCCGGCTGCTTCGGGGCCAGACGGAGAGAGGACATCGGCAATGCGCCTTGCGGTCATTCCGGGGGACGGCATCGGGCCGGAGGTCATCGACGAGGCGCTCAAAGTCCTCAACGAGGTATCACCGGGGGCCGAGACCACCACCTACGACCTCGGCGCCGCACGCTGGCACTCCACGGGCGAGCTGCTGCCGGAGTCGGTGCTC
This window harbors:
- the serA gene encoding phosphoglycerate dehydrogenase; protein product: MSTVHSQGQAATRPVVLLAEKLAPSAVALLGDDVEIRHVDGTDRPALLDAIADADALLVRSATKVDAEALAASTRLKVVARAGVGLDNVDVPAATARGVMVVNAPTSNIVSAAEHAVALLFAAARRIPAADASLRQGQWKRSSFTGVELNGKTVGIVGLGKIGQLVAQRLAAFGVDLIAYDPYVAPARAAQLGIELTDLEDLLRRADAISIHLPKTPETLGLIGKDQLALTKKGVIIVNAARGGLVDEDALAEAVRSGHVGGAGIDVYVTEPTTSSPLFELPQVVVTPHLGASTDEAQDRAGTDVAKSVQLALAGEFVPDAVNVQVGGVVGEEVRPWLPLVQKLGTVLYAVAGRLPTTVTVDVAGELASEDVSVLQLAALRGVFTNVVEDQVTFVNTPALAAERGVDVELTTAPESENHRSVVQLRAAMPDGESITVSGTLTGRAQVEKLVEVNGRHFDLRAEGEVLLLEYADRPGVMGRVGSLLGEAAVNIEAAQISQTTDGTDAIMLLRVDRPVDPGVLEPIGASVGARTTRLISFD
- a CDS encoding ribonuclease Z yields the protein MAGRELVVLGTASQTPTRTRNHNGYLLRWDGEGFLFDPGEGAQRQMLLAGVPSSAITRICITHFHGDHCLGVPGVVQRLSLDGVAHPVIAHYPASGREYFARLRHASSFHEIADLREEPVERDGVLASGPSGVLETRRLDHPVEAFGYRFTEPDGRRMLPVRLAERGITGPDVGRLQREGVLVVGGREVRLADVSVPRRGQRFAFVMDTRLCDAVYALADGVDMLVVESTFLTEDEKLARTYGHLTARQAASVAADCGVRRLVLTHFSQRYADPAPFAAEAAEVFGGEVVVAEDLARVPMPRRG
- the thpR gene encoding RNA 2',3'-cyclic phosphodiesterase is translated as MRLFVAVTPPPDALDELRSATAAMRAAHPQLRWTRPDQWHLTLTFLGEVGDEARADLSGRLGRTATRHPPMRLALHGAGRFGDRVLWTRVTGDLVALRGLAASVRAASTRAGIDVEDRPYRPHLTLARGREGADLRPVVDALAGFTGRSWTAGELHLVHSRLGAGPERTSRYAPLASWPLTGS